A genomic segment from Deltaproteobacteria bacterium encodes:
- a CDS encoding F0F1 ATP synthase subunit beta, giving the protein MSKPEVIQTAGQGTVVSVRGSVVDAHFPERLPFVNSLLRAGQDGMTAIEVQTHLNAEVVRGVSLTPTQGLARGSLVIDTGQTLRVPVGKCLLGRVFNVFGEPIDRKGDITEAEWRSIHREPVPINQRATSSEIYETGIKAIDVLVPLERGGKAGLFGGAGVGKTVIITEMIHNMVGQHEGTSIFCGIGERCREGEELYREMKEAGVLNSTVMVFGQMNEPPGARFRVGHAALTMAEYFRDDVKGDVLLLIDNIFRFIQAGSEVSGLMGQLPSRLGYQPTLGTELAELEERICNTATGAITSIQAVYVPADDFTDPAAVHTFAHLSASIVLSRKRAGEGLYPAIDLLQSNSKMLTPVIAGKRHYRVAQEVHKTLATYEELKDIIAMLGLEELSQEDRLIVYRARRLERFFTQPFFTTEQFTGLAGKIVGLNDALQGCERILTDDFSDYPEKSLYMIGKIDEAKKP; this is encoded by the coding sequence ATGAGTAAACCAGAAGTCATCCAGACAGCCGGCCAAGGCACAGTGGTTTCGGTTCGGGGAAGCGTGGTTGATGCTCATTTTCCCGAAAGACTTCCATTCGTTAACAGCCTGTTGAGGGCCGGCCAAGACGGCATGACAGCAATCGAGGTACAAACCCATCTTAACGCCGAGGTTGTTCGCGGGGTTTCCCTAACACCGACCCAGGGCTTGGCCCGCGGTTCCCTGGTCATTGACACGGGCCAAACTCTGAGAGTGCCTGTGGGCAAGTGTTTGCTTGGCAGGGTATTCAACGTGTTCGGAGAACCCATCGACAGAAAAGGAGACATAACAGAAGCAGAATGGCGCTCCATTCATCGTGAGCCGGTGCCCATCAACCAGAGGGCAACTTCATCTGAAATCTATGAAACCGGCATTAAAGCTATTGATGTCCTTGTCCCCCTGGAGCGGGGAGGAAAGGCCGGACTCTTCGGAGGCGCGGGTGTGGGCAAGACCGTGATCATTACAGAGATGATCCACAACATGGTGGGGCAACATGAGGGGACCAGCATCTTTTGCGGTATCGGAGAACGTTGCCGGGAAGGCGAGGAACTCTATCGTGAAATGAAAGAGGCCGGCGTTCTGAACAGCACGGTTATGGTCTTTGGCCAGATGAACGAACCGCCGGGGGCAAGGTTTCGGGTCGGACATGCGGCATTAACGATGGCCGAATACTTCCGAGACGACGTCAAGGGGGATGTTCTGCTCCTCATCGACAACATCTTTCGTTTTATCCAGGCGGGATCAGAGGTGTCCGGCCTTATGGGGCAGCTTCCTTCCCGCCTTGGGTATCAGCCGACTTTGGGAACGGAACTGGCCGAACTTGAGGAACGAATCTGCAACACGGCAACAGGTGCGATTACTTCTATTCAGGCCGTCTATGTTCCGGCAGATGATTTTACTGACCCAGCCGCAGTTCATACCTTCGCTCACCTGTCTGCCTCCATCGTGCTATCTAGAAAAAGGGCAGGCGAAGGGCTTTACCCCGCCATTGATCTGCTCCAATCCAACTCCAAGATGCTCACACCCGTTATTGCCGGCAAAAGGCACTATCGTGTGGCTCAGGAAGTCCACAAAACCCTGGCAACCTACGAGGAGTTGAAAGACATCATTGCCATGCTGGGCTTGGAGGAGCTTTCGCAGGAGGACCGGCTCATCGTCTACAGGGCCAGACGTCTTGAGCGCTTTTTCACCCAACCTTTTTTTACGACAGAGCAGTTCACCGGGCTGGCCGGAAAAATAGTCGGCCTGAACGATGCCCTTCAAGGATGCGAACGCATCCTCACTGATGATTTTTCTGATTA